caccccttccccagctctgatccccctcccaccctccaaacccctcagtcccagcccagagcaccctcctacaccccaaattcctcagccccagccccaccccagtgcccgcaccccagccccaattttgagagcattcatggcccaccaatcaatttctattccccgatgtggccctcggccaaaaagtttgcccaaacCGGTTTAggtcgggggggggcgggagacgAGCTGTactgggagcagggaggttaGAAGCTCAGAAAGGACATATCCCAAAATGCACTGGGGTGCAGAGCATTGGAGTACCGGAGGGCTAagaaactacaactcccataatgcacctggcTAGCCAAACAACTACAACTCTCTGAAGGTTTTGGAGGCAGAAAGAGAATGGCTCCCAGAGTTCATTGGGGCTGGAACACACTACAACTCTAGTAGAGACCCTGCAGCTCTCCTAGGGCATTGGGGCAGAGTGCACTATAACTCCCAGAGTGCATTAGGGTATACACCCTCCATCCCTCCTAGGTCACTGGGGCTTGAGGTCCCTCTCCTATAGTGCATTAAGGCACAATTCCCAGAGTGCCCTGGCGTAGAGACCCTGCAATTCTCCTAGGGCATTGGGGATagactgaactacaactcccagagtGCACTGCGGACAATGGGCCGTCCCTCTCCTAGCGTACATTGGGGTTAGAGCGCACTACAGTTCCCAGCGTGCGCTGGGGCTGGCCTCCTTCCGGTGCAGGGTCCCGGGATCAGTGGCACGTGCGTTGCAAGGTGGTCCGGCTGTGCAGCATGTTCCTGCAGTATTATCTCAACGCGCAGGGTGACAGGGTCTACACCCTCAAGGtgagcgcctccccccccccggggtgcaATCCGGATGCAGAGTTGGCGACTCCTGTCCCAATCCGGATCCTTCCGAACCTTTCCTACTGTCCCTACTCCCGGCCCTGCCCCATCCTACCCGCTGCCTGGCTCCAGGGCTCGGCGTGCACTagctggggaagcccagggctgggctaggaggggctgcgggtcaggagtgaggggcaccgtcagagctgggaaaggggcGCGGGgtccgggcagggctgggctagcaggggttgcgagttgggagggaggggcacccgcagggctgggggggttgggctgggctagcagggggctgctggtcaggagtgaggggttcCGGCAGAGTtgaggggtgcagggctgggctagcaggggctgcgagtTGGGAATGAGGGGCACTGGTTGGGCTAGCAGAGGGTTGCAGGTGTGGAGCGAGGAGctctggcagggctgggctagcagggggctgcaggtcaggaggggtGGGCACTGGCAGACGTGGGTCgggggagcacagggctgggatagcagggggctatGGGTCAGGCCCAGGTTGCTCTAACATGTCTTCCTGTGTCTTGTCCCTGGCAGAAAGTGGATCCCTCTGGCCAGCTGACCTGCTCCGCACACCCTGCCCGCTTCTCCCCGGATGACAAGTACTCCCGCCACCGCATCACCATCAAGAAACGCTTTGGTGTCCTGATGACCCAGCAGCCGCAGGCCATCCTGTGAGCCGAGCGCCCAGCCTACTGGATCTGCGGCTGAACTGAGATGGGGTCTAGCTGCTCCCTGAATCCAGCCCCGGCTCCCACAGACCCCGTGCTCTGTGAAAAACTGGGTTAGATTGCCCATATCGAGCTCCAACTGGATACACTGTTCCTCTGGGGTGCAAATAAATTGTCTTGATCCCACATCATCTGTCAGGTTTTGATCATAGACcccagatttcaaggccagaagagattgTCTAGTCTGGCCTTCCGGGTAACACAGGCTGGGGAACgctcccaaaataattcctaataaACCTGCCTAGTGGTGATGCTGGGCTGGTCAGTTCCATGCTGGGGGATCTCTGCTGTGTTTAGCCATGGGTGGGCCTGTAGGGGaaggtgtggggcagagggggctgaCTTTCTGTCTCTGGCAAGCTTTATAGGGAGAGAGGGTTGTTTTTCACAGCAGATCTGCTCTAGGTCATGCAGGAATTAATTCTGCTTGTGTCACCAGTTGGACTAgacctgtggttctcaacctttccagactactttgGAAagtagtctgatttgtcttgcgtaccccccaagttacacctcacttgaAAACTACTTACTTATAAAATcatacataaaaatacaagagtgtcctagcacactattactgactaATTGCTGActtcctcatttttaccatatcattataaaataaatcatttggaatataaatattgtacttacatttcagtgtatagtatgtagagcagtatgaacaagtcattatctgtatgaaattttagtttgtactgactt
This DNA window, taken from Emys orbicularis isolate rEmyOrb1 chromosome 12, rEmyOrb1.hap1, whole genome shotgun sequence, encodes the following:
- the NOP10 gene encoding H/ACA ribonucleoprotein complex subunit 3 — translated: MFLQYYLNAQGDRVYTLKKVDPSGQLTCSAHPARFSPDDKYSRHRITIKKRFGVLMTQQPQAIL